CTTCTCCCCGGAACTGGACCAGGAGTGGGAGTGGAGCGAACGCTACGCCTCCCAGCCGGAGATCCTGCGGTACATCCACCACGTCGCCGACCGGTTCGACCTGCGCCGGGACGTCGCCCTGCGCACCCGGGTCACCCGCGCCGTGTACGACGAGCACAGTCACCTCTGGCAGCTCTCCACGGACACCGGACGGACCGTCACCGCCCGGTTCGTCATCCTCGCCACCGGCTGCATGTCGGTCCCCAAGAATCCCGGGATACCCGGCGCCGACAGCTTCACCGGCGCCGTCCACCACACCGCCCGCTGGCCGCGCGAGGACGTCTCCTTCGCCGGCAAGCGGGTCGCCGTAATCGGTACCGGGTGCTCGGGCGTCCAGGCCATCCCTGTCATCGCGGACGAGGCGGCCTCCCTCACCGTCTTCCAGCGCACTCCGGCCTATGTGCTGCCCGCGCACAACCGCCCGCTGCCGTCCGCGGAGACGGCACTGTTCAAGGCCGGCTACCCCGAGTTCCGGCGCGCCCAGCGGCTGTCCCGGGGCGGCACCGTCTTCGAGCCGCCGACCCGGTCGGCCCTGGAGGCGGACGAGACGGAGCGCACGGCCGCCTACGAGGCCGCCTGGGACCAGGGCTTCCTGAACGGACTGCTGCGCACGTACACCGACATCCTGACCGACGAGAAGGCCAACGAGACCGTGGCGGAGTTCGTCCGTGCCAAGATCCGGTCGATCGTCACCGACCCCGCGACGGCCGAACTGCTCTCCCCGCGCACGTACCCGTTCGCGACCAAGCGCCCCTGTCTGGGCACCGGTTACTACGCCACCTACAACCGGCCGCACGTGACACTGGTCGACCTGCGCACGACCCCGATCGAGACGATCACGCCCCGGGGCATCCGGACCTCGGACGGGGAGCACGACCTCGACATGATCGTCTTCGCCACCGGGTTCGACGCCCTGACCGGCTCCCAGCTCGCCATCGACATCGTGGGCAAGGGCGGCGTGACCCTCCGGGAGAGGTGGGCGGAGGGTCCCCGGAGCTACCTGGGGCTCGTCTCGGCCGGCTTCCCCAACCTCTTCACGGTCCTGGGGCCGCTCAGCCCGTCCGTGCTCACCAACATCGCGGTGTCCCTGGAACAGCAGGTCGAGTGGATCACCGACTGCATCGCGCATCTGCGGCGCAACGGCGTCACGGAGATCGACGCCCTCCCGGACGCGGAGGCCGGCTGGGGCGTCCACGTGGCCGAGGTCGCCGCCCGTACGCTCTATCCGGCGGTGGACTCCTGGTACACGGGAGCGAACGTCCCGGGCAAACCCCGTGTGTTCCTCGCCTACGCGGGCGGTCTGGACCGCTACCGGGAGGAGTGCGACACCGTGGCCCGGAACGGCTACACCGGCTTCGCTCTCTCTCGCTGTCCCTGAGGGCACCGGCCGTCGGGGCGGCTGCGCGCCTGACCCGTTCGGCCCACGGCGCACCCGTCGGCGCGGCGGAGCGGGAAGGAGGACGGGTACACGGCACCGGCCATGGCATCCAGGGAGCACCATGCAGACGTTCCTGCCCGACTCCGACTTCCGCCGCTCCGCCCTGCTCCTGGACCGCCGCCGCCTGGGCAAGCAGCGGGTCGAGGCGCTCCAGGTCCTGCGCGGGCTGACCGTGCCCGGCTACGGCTGGCGCAGGCACCCGGCCGTGCGGATGTGGCACGGCTACGAGGAGGCCCTGGTCCGCTACGGGCTGGAGATCTGCCGGGTGTGGCGGGAGCAGGGACACCAGGACAGCTGCGCCGCGTCGCTGGTCGCCGACTACGCCGGCGCCCACCCCGGCGCCCACGTGCGCGACCAGGCCGCGCTCGCCCGCGCGGGGGAACTGCCGCCCTGGCTCGGTGACGCCGCCTTCCACCGCAGCCACCAGTCCGCGCTCGTCCGCAAGGACCCGGAGACCTACGCGGACCTGTTCCCCGGCGTCCCCGACGACCTGCCCTACGTATGGCCGTCCTCGGACCGCGAGGCCGACGGACCGGCCGGCCTCCCGCCGGGCCCGTAGGCACCGCCGTCACCGTAGTGGTGACCTCGCCGGAGCCGGCGCGCGGTACGTGCGCGAACACCGGCCAGGACGGGCGCCGTCGGGACCGTGCCGGAGACCTCGGCTTACCGCGGACGCGTCGGCGCGAGCTCGCGAGTGGTGTGCGTCCGGCAGTAGTCGTCGCGGACCGTCCGGTAGCCGGGGACACGGACGGCGCTCAGCAGTCGCGCCCAATCCGCGGCGTTCGTCTCGATCCTGCGGACGACACGGTCACGGGCGGCCTCGTCGGGGGCGTCGACGAGTTGCCGGGCGTGCTCCCACGCCCGGGCGCGCCAGGACCGGAACAGCTGCCCGGCGGTGAGCCCGGCGATGGGGTTCCACCGGTCGTCGGCGAGGGCGACGATCAGGTCGTAGCGGTCGGCGACGTCCCGGACGGCAGGGCCGTAGGCACGGTCCAGGACCGCCTGGAAGCGGTCGTAATCGGGCTTGCGCGTGCCCCCTTGGGGGCGGGTGAGTCCGAGGGCGGCGAGGACGTACGGCATGTCGCGCTGGATGTGCACGTTGGCTCCCAGGAGCACGTCCTGCCCGGCGTTGACATCGGCGGTGCGCGCCGCCGCGAACGCCGCGTGCCAGGCGGCCGGTACGGGGCGTCCCGCGCGGTCGGCCTCGTAAGCGTCGAGGTACAGGTTGACGAAGCCGGT
This is a stretch of genomic DNA from Streptomyces rubradiris. It encodes these proteins:
- a CDS encoding flavin-containing monooxygenase gives rise to the protein MVTNPGPPVATHPVDAVVVGAGLSGLYQLHRLRRLGLSAVVLEAGADIGGTWYWNRYPGARCDIESLSYSYSFSPELDQEWEWSERYASQPEILRYIHHVADRFDLRRDVALRTRVTRAVYDEHSHLWQLSTDTGRTVTARFVILATGCMSVPKNPGIPGADSFTGAVHHTARWPREDVSFAGKRVAVIGTGCSGVQAIPVIADEAASLTVFQRTPAYVLPAHNRPLPSAETALFKAGYPEFRRAQRLSRGGTVFEPPTRSALEADETERTAAYEAAWDQGFLNGLLRTYTDILTDEKANETVAEFVRAKIRSIVTDPATAELLSPRTYPFATKRPCLGTGYYATYNRPHVTLVDLRTTPIETITPRGIRTSDGEHDLDMIVFATGFDALTGSQLAIDIVGKGGVTLRERWAEGPRSYLGLVSAGFPNLFTVLGPLSPSVLTNIAVSLEQQVEWITDCIAHLRRNGVTEIDALPDAEAGWGVHVAEVAARTLYPAVDSWYTGANVPGKPRVFLAYAGGLDRYREECDTVARNGYTGFALSRCP
- a CDS encoding MSMEG_6728 family protein — translated: MQTFLPDSDFRRSALLLDRRRLGKQRVEALQVLRGLTVPGYGWRRHPAVRMWHGYEEALVRYGLEICRVWREQGHQDSCAASLVADYAGAHPGAHVRDQAALARAGELPPWLGDAAFHRSHQSALVRKDPETYADLFPGVPDDLPYVWPSSDREADGPAGLPPGP
- a CDS encoding DUF5995 family protein, encoding MGRRPRGVRTWSAVAMAVVVTLGGGIASAAAPAPAGPLACQGPVIRCVQDARRTLEGIRDRLGCDHRAPFPAIYVHLERSLETAVAHGEPFDEPSWLAGSLNTGFVNLYLDAYEADRAGRPVPAAWHAAFAAARTADVNAGQDVLLGANVHIQRDMPYVLAALGLTRPQGGTRKPDYDRFQAVLDRAYGPAVRDVADRYDLIVALADDRWNPIAGLTAGQLFRSWRARAWEHARQLVDAPDEAARDRVVRRIETNAADWARLLSAVRVPGYRTVRDDYCRTHTTRELAPTRPR